One genomic segment of Amycolatopsis sp. WQ 127309 includes these proteins:
- a CDS encoding DeoR/GlpR family DNA-binding transcription regulator yields MTSQPRPGTRDRRAMLLEAVRDGSGGITQLAEEFGVSESTIRRDLASLAGAGHVVRTYGGALDTGPDRGPQEKDQEHAAARDSIAREAAALVRDGEVVLLDAGTITGRLARYLAHREGLTVVTNSVTAIRELAGFPGIDLIVLGGRLRHPGEAILGESVLAQLRHISPDRVFLGTDGLVSGRGLCCPSLEQSVVRHAMLHAGAEAYVLADHSQLGQAPFPYWTPLDREFRLVTDRTKVDIQYSPFAESGGVLLAGETETVGGGAHHGPRGS; encoded by the coding sequence ATGACGTCCCAGCCACGACCGGGCACCCGGGACCGGCGCGCGATGCTGCTGGAAGCCGTCCGCGACGGCTCGGGCGGCATCACGCAGCTGGCCGAGGAGTTCGGCGTCTCCGAGTCGACGATCCGCCGTGACCTCGCTTCGCTCGCCGGAGCCGGGCACGTCGTGCGCACCTACGGCGGCGCGCTCGACACCGGCCCGGACCGCGGTCCTCAGGAGAAGGACCAGGAGCACGCGGCGGCGAGGGACTCCATCGCTCGTGAAGCCGCAGCGTTGGTGCGGGACGGCGAAGTCGTGCTGCTCGACGCCGGGACGATCACCGGGCGGCTCGCCCGGTACCTCGCCCACCGCGAGGGGCTGACGGTGGTCACCAACAGCGTCACCGCGATCCGCGAGCTGGCCGGCTTCCCCGGGATCGACCTGATCGTGCTCGGCGGGCGGCTGCGGCACCCCGGCGAGGCGATCCTCGGCGAGAGCGTCCTCGCGCAACTGCGGCACATCTCACCCGACCGGGTGTTCCTCGGCACCGACGGCCTGGTGTCCGGACGGGGTCTGTGCTGCCCGTCACTCGAGCAGTCGGTGGTCCGGCACGCGATGCTGCACGCGGGCGCCGAGGCGTACGTGCTGGCCGACCATTCCCAGCTGGGCCAGGCACCTTTCCCCTACTGGACCCCGCTGGACCGGGAGTTCCGCCTGGTCACCGACCGCACGAAGGTCGACATCCAGTACTCGCCGTTCGCCGAGAGCGGAGGCGTCCTGCTGGCCGGTGAAACCGAAACTGTCGGAGGGGGCGCGCATCATGGACCACGTGGCAGCTGA
- the pdxA gene encoding 4-hydroxythreonine-4-phosphate dehydrogenase PdxA translates to MNDLPILAVTLGDPVGIGPEITLKTLAEPESLQMARGVAVGDAIVLERLVRHLGLHLEINPIATVADARFTTGVIDILNLGVVREDLPWGEVNATAGAAAIGAIEVATRLALAGEVDAVVTAPINKEAIWAAGSQHLGHTEMLGELTGSTRFNTMFWVSGLKIFFATRHLSLREAIDRITRENIEYAIREAYTALEVFGTEKPRLAVAALNPHGGEGGKFGDEEIVAIAPAVAAARAAGLDVVGPLPADSVFHQGIQGHFDGVLSLYHDQGHIASKTYDFDGTVSVTVGLPILRTSVDHGTAFDIAGTGRASHGTMVAAFKAAAALAPYARKLPSIYPPGR, encoded by the coding sequence GTGAACGACCTCCCGATCCTCGCCGTCACCCTCGGCGATCCCGTGGGCATCGGCCCGGAGATCACCCTGAAGACCCTCGCCGAGCCCGAGTCCCTGCAGATGGCGCGCGGGGTCGCGGTCGGTGACGCGATCGTGCTGGAACGCCTGGTCCGGCACCTGGGCCTGCACCTGGAGATCAACCCGATCGCCACGGTCGCCGACGCGCGCTTCACCACCGGCGTGATCGACATCCTCAACCTCGGCGTGGTCCGCGAGGACCTGCCGTGGGGCGAGGTGAACGCGACCGCGGGCGCGGCGGCGATCGGCGCGATCGAGGTGGCCACCCGGCTCGCGCTGGCCGGCGAGGTCGACGCGGTCGTGACCGCGCCGATCAACAAGGAGGCGATCTGGGCGGCGGGCTCGCAGCACCTCGGGCACACCGAGATGCTCGGCGAGCTGACCGGCTCGACCCGGTTCAACACGATGTTCTGGGTGTCGGGGCTGAAGATCTTCTTCGCCACCAGGCACCTTTCGCTGCGCGAGGCGATCGACCGGATCACCCGGGAGAACATCGAGTACGCGATCCGCGAGGCGTACACCGCGCTGGAGGTGTTCGGCACGGAGAAACCGCGGCTCGCCGTGGCGGCGCTGAACCCGCACGGCGGCGAGGGCGGCAAGTTCGGCGACGAGGAGATCGTCGCCATCGCCCCCGCGGTGGCCGCCGCGCGGGCCGCGGGCCTCGACGTGGTCGGCCCGCTCCCCGCGGACTCCGTGTTCCACCAAGGGATCCAGGGCCACTTCGACGGCGTGCTCTCGCTGTACCACGACCAAGGGCACATCGCGTCGAAGACCTACGACTTCGACGGCACGGTGTCGGTCACCGTCGGGCTGCCGATCCTGCGCACGTCGGTGGACCACGGCACGGCGTTCGACATCGCCGGCACCGGCCGGGCCTCGCACGGCACGATGGTCGCGGCGTTCAAGGCGGCGGCGGCACTGGCGCCGTACGCGCGGAAGCTGCCCTCGATCTACCCGCCCGGCCGATGA
- a CDS encoding Hsp70 family protein, producing MRILSVDLGTSNTVAVLSAHGMPPRVVEVDGSANMPSAVFATEEGTIMVGRDAERRARLDPTRFEPNPKRRIDEQTLLLGTDVVPVNEALAAILRRVLEETSRQLGGEQPDEVRLTHPAQWGPTRRNVLMSAARLAGIGGNILLVPEPVAAAAHFASFPGKALAPGQALAVYDLGAGTFDVAVVGATQAGFTVLAEDGLPDLGGLDVDQALMVHVGREVSHSDPQRWQRLLRPESTADRRTRRALQEDVKAAKEALSRHPQTEVPMPEPFKDVLVTRGELEGLVRPAMLRSVELLARTLRSSGLTPDRLAGIYLVGGSSRLPLVGAMIAEKLGVVPGSLDQPETAVALGAQHVARDGLGARTQNVEGAVAAGTAPHRPQYAPPPPPQYPGYAPSNFPPSGPQRVQAPAPSNFPAYSPAAEQAEPKPGGRKKLVIGIAVAVVVVLAAGLTFFLTSSSAATTYTADQCKTPGQADDKGFTGCLRQLAGKIADTGDCKPGMGNGPAAPAENLGASSTCSAPGRAGTQVTYVHGDSADTLKQYTDGLLASAGGDRTEADWGGNGLKGHYASAAGKTSAVLVFTVSDRPLTGFIYQLNSSDQAAATTPGTLADYFEASVQPGS from the coding sequence GTGCGGATCCTGTCGGTGGACCTCGGGACGTCCAACACCGTCGCCGTGCTGTCGGCGCACGGCATGCCGCCGAGGGTCGTCGAAGTGGACGGTTCGGCCAACATGCCGTCGGCCGTGTTCGCCACCGAAGAGGGCACGATCATGGTCGGCCGCGACGCCGAACGCCGCGCCCGCCTCGACCCGACCCGGTTCGAGCCGAACCCCAAGCGCCGCATCGACGAGCAGACCCTGTTGCTGGGCACCGACGTCGTGCCGGTGAACGAGGCGCTCGCCGCCATCCTCCGCCGCGTCCTCGAAGAGACGTCGCGCCAGCTCGGCGGCGAACAGCCCGACGAGGTCCGGCTGACCCACCCCGCGCAGTGGGGGCCGACCCGCCGCAACGTCCTGATGTCCGCCGCCCGGCTCGCCGGGATCGGCGGGAACATCCTGCTGGTGCCCGAGCCGGTCGCCGCGGCGGCGCACTTCGCGTCGTTCCCCGGCAAGGCCCTCGCGCCCGGGCAGGCGCTGGCCGTCTACGACCTCGGCGCGGGCACCTTCGACGTCGCCGTCGTCGGTGCCACGCAGGCCGGGTTCACCGTGCTCGCCGAGGACGGCCTGCCCGACCTCGGCGGCCTCGACGTCGACCAGGCGCTGATGGTGCACGTCGGGCGCGAGGTCTCGCACTCCGACCCGCAGCGCTGGCAGCGGCTGCTGCGGCCCGAGTCGACCGCGGACCGCCGGACCCGGCGCGCGCTGCAGGAGGACGTGAAGGCGGCCAAGGAGGCCCTTTCGCGGCACCCGCAGACCGAGGTGCCGATGCCGGAGCCCTTCAAGGACGTCCTGGTCACGCGCGGTGAGCTGGAAGGCCTGGTCCGCCCGGCGATGCTGCGCAGCGTGGAGCTGCTGGCGCGGACGCTGCGCTCGTCCGGGCTGACGCCGGATCGGCTCGCGGGCATCTACCTCGTCGGCGGGTCGAGCCGGCTGCCGCTGGTCGGCGCCATGATCGCGGAGAAGCTCGGCGTCGTGCCGGGCAGCCTCGACCAGCCGGAGACCGCCGTCGCGCTCGGCGCCCAGCACGTCGCCCGCGACGGGCTCGGGGCGCGGACGCAGAACGTCGAGGGGGCCGTGGCCGCCGGTACCGCGCCGCACCGCCCGCAGTACGCGCCGCCGCCTCCGCCGCAGTACCCGGGTTACGCGCCTTCGAACTTCCCGCCCAGCGGGCCGCAGCGGGTGCAGGCCCCCGCGCCGTCGAACTTCCCGGCGTACTCGCCCGCGGCCGAGCAGGCCGAGCCGAAGCCCGGCGGCCGGAAGAAGCTGGTCATCGGGATCGCGGTCGCGGTGGTCGTCGTGCTCGCGGCGGGGCTGACGTTCTTCCTCACGTCGTCGTCCGCGGCGACGACCTACACCGCGGACCAGTGCAAGACGCCGGGCCAGGCCGACGACAAGGGCTTCACCGGCTGCCTGCGCCAGCTCGCCGGGAAGATCGCCGACACCGGCGACTGCAAGCCGGGCATGGGCAACGGCCCGGCGGCGCCGGCGGAGAACCTCGGCGCGTCGTCGACCTGCTCCGCGCCGGGCCGGGCGGGCACCCAGGTGACCTACGTCCACGGCGACAGCGCCGACACGCTGAAGCAGTACACCGACGGCCTGCTCGCCTCCGCCGGCGGTGACCGCACCGAGGCCGACTGGGGCGGCAACGGGCTCAAGGGCCACTACGCGTCCGCCGCGGGCAAGACGTCGGCGGTGCTCGTGTTCACCGTGTCGGACCGGCCGCTGACCGGCTTCATCTACCAGCTGAACTCGAGCGACCAGGCCGCGGCGACCACGCCGGGCACGCTGGCCGACTACTTCGAGGCGAGCGTCCAGCCGGGGAGCTGA
- a CDS encoding DUF3046 domain-containing protein: MRITVFRRLMADEFGPGRAQVLARDHVLSALGGRTVDQALTAGIPAKEIWREVCDAFDVPAERR; this comes from the coding sequence ATGCGCATCACGGTTTTCCGGCGGCTGATGGCCGACGAGTTCGGTCCCGGGCGGGCCCAGGTGCTGGCACGGGATCACGTGCTCAGCGCGCTCGGTGGCCGCACCGTCGACCAGGCGCTGACCGCGGGAATCCCGGCGAAAGAGATCTGGCGAGAGGTCTGCGACGCCTTCGACGTCCCGGCGGAACGGCGCTGA
- the recA gene encoding recombinase RecA, with protein MPAAPDKDKALELALAQIDKQYGKGSVMRLGDDGRAPIAVIPTGSIALDVALGIGGLPRGRVVEVYGPESSGKTTVALHAVANAQKAGGIAAFIDAEHALDPEYAKKLGVDTDALLVSQPDTGEQALEIADMLIRSGALDILVIDSVAALVPRAEIEGEMGDSHVGLQARLMSQALRKMTGAMNNSGTTAIFINQLREKIGVMFGSPETTTGGKALKFYASIRLDVRRIETLKDGGEAVGNRTRVKVVKNKMAPPFKQAEFDILYGHGVSREGSLIDMGVDQAIVRKSGAWYTYEGDQLGQGKENARKFLRENPDIANEIEKRIKEKLGIGPQLDAEAVEAVPAPVDF; from the coding sequence ATGCCTGCAGCACCCGACAAGGACAAGGCGCTCGAACTCGCTCTTGCGCAGATCGACAAGCAGTACGGCAAGGGCTCGGTCATGCGCCTCGGCGACGACGGCCGCGCGCCCATCGCCGTGATCCCCACCGGCTCGATCGCCCTCGACGTCGCACTCGGCATCGGCGGGCTGCCCCGCGGCCGCGTCGTCGAGGTCTACGGCCCGGAGTCCTCCGGTAAGACCACGGTCGCCCTGCACGCGGTGGCGAACGCGCAGAAGGCCGGCGGCATCGCGGCGTTCATCGACGCGGAGCACGCGCTGGACCCGGAGTACGCCAAGAAGCTCGGCGTCGACACCGACGCGCTGCTCGTCTCCCAGCCGGACACCGGTGAGCAGGCGCTGGAGATCGCGGACATGCTGATCCGCTCCGGCGCGCTCGACATCCTGGTCATCGACTCCGTGGCCGCGCTCGTGCCGCGCGCCGAGATCGAGGGCGAGATGGGTGACTCGCACGTGGGTCTCCAGGCCCGCCTGATGAGCCAGGCGCTGCGCAAGATGACCGGCGCGATGAACAACTCCGGCACCACCGCGATCTTCATCAACCAGCTGCGCGAGAAGATCGGCGTCATGTTCGGCTCCCCGGAGACCACGACCGGTGGTAAGGCGCTGAAGTTCTACGCCTCGATCCGGCTCGACGTGCGCCGCATCGAGACGCTCAAGGACGGCGGCGAGGCGGTCGGCAACCGCACCCGCGTCAAGGTCGTGAAGAACAAGATGGCCCCGCCCTTCAAGCAGGCCGAGTTCGACATCCTGTACGGCCACGGCGTCTCCCGTGAGGGTTCGCTCATCGACATGGGTGTCGACCAGGCGATCGTGCGCAAGTCCGGTGCTTGGTACACCTACGAGGGCGACCAGCTCGGCCAGGGCAAGGAGAACGCGCGGAAGTTTCTGCGCGAGAACCCGGACATCGCCAACGAGATCGAGAAGCGCATCAAGGAGAAGCTCGGCATCGGCCCGCAGCTCGACGCCGAAGCCGTCGAAGCCGTGCCGGCGCCGGTCGACTTCTAG
- a CDS encoding regulatory protein RecX, which translates to MPPSELPPEERFKKAKEVCYDLLAVRARTQEELRQALHRKGFDEETSENLLGKLDRAGLVNDAEFAELWVKSRHTTQGLSRTALLAELRRKGVDDEVAAQAAGEVDRESEEQMARELVRKRLGSLGNVDEQTALRRLLGFLARKGYPQGLAYTVIKEELREYGAESTLLDDAYID; encoded by the coding sequence ATCCCGCCGTCGGAGCTGCCCCCGGAGGAGCGCTTCAAGAAGGCCAAAGAGGTCTGTTACGACCTCCTGGCCGTGCGGGCGCGTACTCAAGAGGAGCTCCGGCAGGCCTTGCACCGCAAGGGCTTCGACGAGGAGACCAGCGAAAACCTGCTCGGCAAGCTCGACCGGGCGGGGCTGGTCAACGACGCGGAGTTCGCGGAGCTGTGGGTGAAGTCCCGGCACACGACCCAGGGGCTGTCCCGCACCGCGCTGCTGGCCGAGCTGCGGCGCAAGGGTGTCGACGACGAGGTCGCGGCGCAGGCGGCGGGCGAGGTCGACCGCGAGTCCGAGGAGCAGATGGCCCGGGAGCTGGTCCGCAAGCGGCTCGGGTCCCTGGGCAACGTCGACGAGCAGACGGCGCTGCGGCGCCTGCTCGGCTTCCTGGCGCGCAAGGGCTACCCGCAAGGGCTGGCGTACACGGTGATCAAGGAGGAACTCCGCGAGTACGGCGCGGAGTCCACCCTCTTGGACGACGCCTACATCGACTGA